GCGCCGCTGCTGCCGCTCAAGCCTGTGAGCCTGCAGGCACAACCGGCCTGATGAAGAACCCCGCGAAAGCGGGGTTTTTTTTGCCTGCCGAATGCTGGCATCGGTCAGCCACTCATGAAAAAACCTTGTGCAAACGGACGAGTGCGTTAGCATCCGTCCCCGAATTGGCGCACCCGGACACTTTTGTCCATCTCTGTCGGTTTTCGCGCCGCAAACGCAATGGTTTTGGGGACTTGAAGATGAAGAAGTATCTGTCGATGCTGCTGGTCGGCGTCACGGCACTGGTTGCAGTCAATGCGGCGCAGGCCGGCGCAATCGATGACGCGGTCAAGCGCGGCACCTTGAAAGTCGGCATGGACCCGACCTACATGCCGTTCGAGATGACCAACAAGCGCGGAGAGATCATCGGTTTCGAAGTCGACATCCTCAAAGCCATGTCCAAGGCCATGGGCGTCAAGCTGGAGCTGGTTTCGACCGGTTACGACGGCATCATCCCGGCGCTGATGACCGACAAGTTCGACATGATCGGCAGCGGCATGACCCTGACCCAGGAACGCAACCTGCGCCTGAACTTCAGCGAACCGTTCATCGTGGTCGGCCAGACCCTGCTGATTCGCAAGGAGCTGGAAGGCACCATCAAGTCCTACAAAGACCTGAACACCGCCGACTACCGCATCACCTCCAAGCTCGGCACCACCGGCGAAATGGTCGCCAAAAAACTCATCGCCAAGGCCAAGTACCACGGCTACGACAACGAGCAGGAAGCCGTGCTCGACGTGGTCAACGGCAAGGCCGACGCCTTCATCTACGACGCGCCGTACAACGTGGTGGCGGTGAACAAGGTCGGCGCCGGCAAGCTGGTGTTCCTCGACAAGCCGTTCACCTACGAGCCGCTGGCCTTCGGCCTGAAGAAGGGTGATTACGACAGCATCAACTTCATCAACAACTTCCTGCACCAGATCCACGAAGACGGCACCTACGATCGCATCCATGACAAGTGGTTCAAGAGCACCGAGTGGCTCAAGGACATGGAATAAGCGCTGGTCAGACTGACCGCGTCGCGCCCATCGCCAGCAGGCTGGCTCCCACATTGGAATGCGTTTCCCTGTGGGAGCGAGCCTGCTCGCGATAGCGGCCTCCCCCGGCGACACAACTTTCGGATTTCGCTAAACCCATGAAACAGAAAAAAGCCCAATGGCCCTGGCACGTCCTGACCGTGCTGGTGCTGGTCGGCCTGGCTGGCGCGCTGTATTACGCCACGTCGCTGATGTCCTACGAATGGCGCTGGAACCGCGTGCCGCAGTACTTCGCCTATCAGGCCGAGGAAACCCAGCGCGCCACCGACATTTCCACCGTCAGCGAACTGGTGCGCAAGGGCGGCAGCGCGCAAGTCACCCTGCGCAACGATGCCGGTGACGAGCAGCACCTGATCGTCGACGAAAACAGCCTGCAATTCGCCCAGGGCGACGATGTGGCCGAAGGTGACGTTGTGGGTGTAACCCGGCATTGGGCGGCGGGGCCGCTGCTGTGGGGCCTGTGGACGACGCTTTGGCTGTCTGTGGTGTCCGGCGTGCTGGGGCTGCTGATCGGTCTAGCGACCGGGCTGTGCCGCTTGTCGAGTAACCCGACCCTGCGCGACCTGTCGACGATCTACGTCGAACTAGTACGCGGCACGCCGCTGCTGGTGCAGATCTTCATTTTCTACTTCTTCATCGGCACGGTGATGAACCTGTCCCGGGAGTTCGCCGGGATCGCCGCGCTGTCGCTGTTCACCGGCGCCTATGTGGCGGAAATCATCCGTTCCGGCGTG
This genomic window from Pseudomonas kribbensis contains:
- a CDS encoding amino acid ABC transporter permease, which codes for MKQKKAQWPWHVLTVLVLVGLAGALYYATSLMSYEWRWNRVPQYFAYQAEETQRATDISTVSELVRKGGSAQVTLRNDAGDEQHLIVDENSLQFAQGDDVAEGDVVGVTRHWAAGPLLWGLWTTLWLSVVSGVLGLLIGLATGLCRLSSNPTLRDLSTIYVELVRGTPLLVQIFIFYFFIGTVMNLSREFAGIAALSLFTGAYVAEIIRSGVQSIARGQNEAARSLGLSAGQSMRHVVLPQAFKRVLPPLAGQFISLVKDTSLVSVIAITELLKSGREVITTSFSPFEILFCVAGLYLLINLPLSKIASRLERRLAQSD
- a CDS encoding transporter substrate-binding domain-containing protein, with the protein product MKKYLSMLLVGVTALVAVNAAQAGAIDDAVKRGTLKVGMDPTYMPFEMTNKRGEIIGFEVDILKAMSKAMGVKLELVSTGYDGIIPALMTDKFDMIGSGMTLTQERNLRLNFSEPFIVVGQTLLIRKELEGTIKSYKDLNTADYRITSKLGTTGEMVAKKLIAKAKYHGYDNEQEAVLDVVNGKADAFIYDAPYNVVAVNKVGAGKLVFLDKPFTYEPLAFGLKKGDYDSINFINNFLHQIHEDGTYDRIHDKWFKSTEWLKDME